Proteins encoded together in one Ictidomys tridecemlineatus isolate mIctTri1 chromosome 3, mIctTri1.hap1, whole genome shotgun sequence window:
- the LOC120884518 gene encoding secreted and transmembrane protein 1A-like isoform X1: MGTWPSESPGRIPQPCVPSMLGILLLLAASLSAQNSSWDSPSCTEGVVSVPRGQRAVMACNMSNAFSDISIRLRAHGKTVTIFEKRPPGRFSRDGWTLQVHGGQAQLVITAAQDAHAGQYEWRLRGLQRTTRATYLNVSAESQDQEEAAGLRPSTPPWGTASQVPGSERLQARSQATPQSMVGALVAVLLLILAVGSLGWCWHRRSPKCVQTRGASWSPAELT, translated from the exons ATGGGGACCTGGCCCTCTGAGTCCCCTGGACGCATCCCCCAGCCCTGCGTTCCCAGCATGCTCGGCATCCTCCTGCTCCTGGCCGCCTCCCTGAGTGCTCAGAACTCAA GCTGGGACAGCCCCTCTTGTACAGAGGGCGTGGTGTCCGTGCCCAGGGGCCAGCGGGCAGTGATGGCCTGCAACATGTCCAACGCCTTCTCCGACATCTCCATCCGGCTGCGCGCCCACGGAAAGACCGTGACCATCTTCGAAAAGCGGCCCCCGGGACGCTTCTCCAGGGATGGCTGGACACTCCAGGTGCACGGAGGCCAGGCCCAGCTGGTGATCACAGCCGCCCAGGACGCCCACGCGGGACAATACGAGTGGCGTCTGCGAGGGCTCCAGAGAACCACCAGAGCCACGTATCTGAACGTCTCAG CAGAGTCTCAAGACCAGGAGGAGGCAGCAGGCCTGAGGCCATCCACACCTCCCTGGG GCACTGCAAGCCAGGTcccaggctcagagaggctgcAAGCCAGGTCCCAGGCCACGCCCCAGTCCATGGTGGGGGCGCTGGTTGCTGTCCTTCTCTTGATCCTGGCGGTGGGCTCCCTTGGCTGGTGTTGGCACCGGCGTTCTCCGAAGTGTGTGCAG ACGAGAGGGGCCAGCTGGAGCCCAGCAGAGCTCACCTAG
- the LOC101973613 gene encoding LOW QUALITY PROTEIN: testis-expressed protein 19.2 (The sequence of the model RefSeq protein was modified relative to this genomic sequence to represent the inferred CDS: inserted 1 base in 1 codon) translates to MCPPVSVRHGREGMSCLYASWLYQIQHGDELSVCFACFKVAFLDLKDMLESEDWDDEDWDPEAAELLEAGPEQEGSPGQPGQGGAEPWGPGALASAPAGSEEVGPDPLFVPTELGPRXAVPLGLGPEDADWTQALPWRFQGLPPCSHWPRPPSPWQNFLGADLPPGEPMVLELGTSRPVEAEEAEAAEAWLLGLQVVSMVGCQDAVYLRRMVPGWALQSPGQRWKLLLDPGEVWVVRLQNPTQQQDLHRWKLSVLERAGPGAELVPADCALQKRGFTILSYSPCSQREAEEGASACPQGQDASTAEPWSGVPERPGESLAVVGASVLGELPCFQPFRPGPQN, encoded by the exons ATGTGCCCCCCGGTCAGCGTGCGCCACGGGAGGGAGGGCATGTCCTGCCTCTACGCATCCTGGCTGTACCAGATTCAGCATGGAGACGAGCTCAGCGTCTGCTTCGCCTGCTTCAAGGTGGCCTTCCTGGACCTCAAAGACATGCTGGAGTCGGAAGACTGGGACGACGAGGACTGGGACCCCGAGGCCGCGGAGCTGCTGGAGGCGGGGCCTGAGCAGGAGGGGTCCCCGGGGCAGCCTGGGCAGGGGGGCGCCGAGCCCTGGGGGCCTGGGGCCCTGGCGTCAGCACCAGCGGGGTCAGAAGAGGTGGGCCCGGACCCCCTGTTCGTGCCCACCGAGCTGGGGCCCA ACGCGGTgcccctgggcctgggccccGAGGACGCCGACTggacccaggccctgccctggaggTTCCAGGGGCTGCCCCCATGCTCACACTGGCCACGCCCCCCTTCTCCGTGGCAGAACTTCCTGGGTGCAGACCTGCCCCCCGGGGAGCCCATGGTGCTGGAGCTGGGCACCAGCCGGCCCGTGGAGGCCGAGGAGGCCGAGGCGGCcgaggcctggctcctgggcctgCAGGTTGTGTCCATGGTGGGCTGCCAGGATGCTGTCTACCTTCGGAGGATGGTTCCGGGCTGGGCCCTGCAGAGCCCGGGCCAGCGCTGGAAACTGCTGCTGGACCCCGGGGAGGTGTGGGTGGTGAGGCTCCAGAACCCGACCCAGCAGCAGGACCTGCACCGCTGGAAGCTGAGTGTCCTGGAGAGGGCGGGGCCAGGCGCGGAGCTGGTGCCCGCCGACTGCGCCCTGCAGAAGAGGGGCTTCACCATCCTCTCCTACTCACCCTGCAGCCAGAGGGAGGCGGAGGAGGGGGCCTCGGCCTGCCCCCAAGGCCAGGACGCCAGCACTGCCGAGCCCTGGAGCGGCGTGCCCGAGAGGCCCGGGGAGAGCCTGGCTGTGGTGGGAGCCTCCGTCCTGGGGGAGCTGCCCTGCTTCCAGCCCTTCAGGCCTGGGCCCCagaactga
- the LOC120884518 gene encoding secreted and transmembrane protein 1A-like isoform X2, translating to MGTWPSESPGRIPQPCVPSMLGILLLLAASLSAQNSSWDSPSCTEGVVSVPRGQRAVMACNMSNAFSDISIRLRAHGKTVTIFEKRPPGRFSRDGWTLQVHGGQAQLVITAAQDAHAGQYEWRLRGLQRTTRATYLNVSESQDQEEAAGLRPSTPPWGTASQVPGSERLQARSQATPQSMVGALVAVLLLILAVGSLGWCWHRRSPKCVQTRGASWSPAELT from the exons ATGGGGACCTGGCCCTCTGAGTCCCCTGGACGCATCCCCCAGCCCTGCGTTCCCAGCATGCTCGGCATCCTCCTGCTCCTGGCCGCCTCCCTGAGTGCTCAGAACTCAA GCTGGGACAGCCCCTCTTGTACAGAGGGCGTGGTGTCCGTGCCCAGGGGCCAGCGGGCAGTGATGGCCTGCAACATGTCCAACGCCTTCTCCGACATCTCCATCCGGCTGCGCGCCCACGGAAAGACCGTGACCATCTTCGAAAAGCGGCCCCCGGGACGCTTCTCCAGGGATGGCTGGACACTCCAGGTGCACGGAGGCCAGGCCCAGCTGGTGATCACAGCCGCCCAGGACGCCCACGCGGGACAATACGAGTGGCGTCTGCGAGGGCTCCAGAGAACCACCAGAGCCACGTATCTGAACGTCTCAG AGTCTCAAGACCAGGAGGAGGCAGCAGGCCTGAGGCCATCCACACCTCCCTGGG GCACTGCAAGCCAGGTcccaggctcagagaggctgcAAGCCAGGTCCCAGGCCACGCCCCAGTCCATGGTGGGGGCGCTGGTTGCTGTCCTTCTCTTGATCCTGGCGGTGGGCTCCCTTGGCTGGTGTTGGCACCGGCGTTCTCCGAAGTGTGTGCAG ACGAGAGGGGCCAGCTGGAGCCCAGCAGAGCTCACCTAG
- the LOC120884518 gene encoding secreted and transmembrane protein 1-like isoform X3 → MGTWPSESPGRIPQPCVPSMLGILLLLAASLSAQNSSWDSPSCTEGVVSVPRGQRAVMACNMSNAFSDISIRLRAHGKTVTIFEKRPPGRFSRDGWTLQVHGGQAQLVITAAQDAHAGQYEWRLRGLQRTTRATYLNVSGTASQVPGSERLQARSQATPQSMVGALVAVLLLILAVGSLGWCWHRRSPKCVQTRGASWSPAELT, encoded by the exons ATGGGGACCTGGCCCTCTGAGTCCCCTGGACGCATCCCCCAGCCCTGCGTTCCCAGCATGCTCGGCATCCTCCTGCTCCTGGCCGCCTCCCTGAGTGCTCAGAACTCAA GCTGGGACAGCCCCTCTTGTACAGAGGGCGTGGTGTCCGTGCCCAGGGGCCAGCGGGCAGTGATGGCCTGCAACATGTCCAACGCCTTCTCCGACATCTCCATCCGGCTGCGCGCCCACGGAAAGACCGTGACCATCTTCGAAAAGCGGCCCCCGGGACGCTTCTCCAGGGATGGCTGGACACTCCAGGTGCACGGAGGCCAGGCCCAGCTGGTGATCACAGCCGCCCAGGACGCCCACGCGGGACAATACGAGTGGCGTCTGCGAGGGCTCCAGAGAACCACCAGAGCCACGTATCTGAACGTCTCAG GCACTGCAAGCCAGGTcccaggctcagagaggctgcAAGCCAGGTCCCAGGCCACGCCCCAGTCCATGGTGGGGGCGCTGGTTGCTGTCCTTCTCTTGATCCTGGCGGTGGGCTCCCTTGGCTGGTGTTGGCACCGGCGTTCTCCGAAGTGTGTGCAG ACGAGAGGGGCCAGCTGGAGCCCAGCAGAGCTCACCTAG